Below is a window of Mycolicibacterium chitae DNA.
GAGGACCGCCCGCGTGGTGACGACCACCCGCGCCTCGCTGTCGTTGACGATGTAGGCCGCCTCGTCCGCGGTGAGGTGGAAGTTGATCAGGGTGTAGTACAGGCCGGTTCGCTCGCCGGCACCCTGAGCGACGACGTTGGCCAGGCAGTTCTCCATCATGTACGCCACCCCTTCCCCGGGGCGCAGACCCAGGTCGCGGTAGAAGTGCGCGAGCTGGTTGGCCTTCGCCTCGAAGTCCGCGTAGGTGAGACTCTCGCCGGTCTCGGCCATCACCAGGGCAACTCGGTCTGGGTACTGCCGGGCTCGGTCACCGGGGTACATCGCAACGCCTCCTCAAGCCCGATGCAAATCGCACTTACAGTGAATGTCGGCACAGTCCTAGCTGTTTAGCTGGAACTATAACGATAAGCGTGAAGTGCTGTTATATCGGTAGTTATATCCCTGTCACTCCCGCTGCGTCAACAGCCAGCTGATCCCTTCCGGCGCGATGAACCGCCGTTCATCAGCGAGAACCTGCGGCAGGACATCGTCGGCCAGCATCCGCCCCACCATGGCCTCGGCATCCGCGTAGCGCTCGAAGGTCAACTCCGTGACGGCGGCGAGGTCGGCCACCCGATCGCCGCGCGCCACCGTCAGCCGGTGCACCAACGGGTCTCCCTCGACGGCGTAATGCCGCCGGTACGCCTTGGGGCGCCCGCCGACGAGTCGGCCGATGAGTTCGATGTGTTTGTTCTCGTAGTAATCGACGAACTCCGCGCGCGACAGCTCTGGACGCTTGCGGATAAACATGAGGAACGTGACCATGGGTACAGACATGTAGACAGAATAGTGATTCACGCTGACCGCCACCGCCGGAGCCACAACATCGACCGCATCTGAGCCTCGCAGACGGTACTCGACTGCAATTTCCCTGTTTACACGGACATCGAGCTGCCACGCACCGACCAGAAGCTTCGCCCAAAAGGATCTGAAAGACCACATCTGGGTGATATCTTGATTCACAGAAGCGGCACGCGTTGCACGGGAAAGGATTTCGCGGGTATGACAGCACCGGACCTGTTCTCACCGGCCACGGTCGGAAACCGAGCGATCGAGAATCGGATCTGGTTCGCGCCCTGCACACGGCACCGGGCGACCATCGACGAGATCCCCACGCCGCTGATGGCCCAGTACTACGCCCAGCGGGCCGGTGCCGGCGTCATCGTCACCGAAGGCGTCAACCCCTCGCCGCGCGGGCGCGGCTACGACTTCGTCCCCGCGATCTACACCGACGAACACGAGGCCGGGTGGCGGCCGGTCACCGACGCGGTCCACCAGCGCGGCGGCACGATCTTCATGCAGCTCATGCACGTGGGCCGGCTCTCGTTCGAGGAGTACCAACCGGCGGGCGCGAAGCCGGTGGCACCGTCGGCCATCCAGCCCGACCCCGACTTTCGCGGCTACACCTGGACCTGCCCGCGCCCGAAGCGCGCCTTCGGGCAACCCCGCGCATTGACCACGGCCGAAATTCACGAGGAGATCGAGTGGCACGCACAGGCCGCGGTGCGTGCCGTGCGCGCGGGGATGGACGGCATCGAATTGCACGCCGCGAGCGGCTACCTCGTCAACCAGTTCCTCGCGTCGAGCGTGAACCACCGCACGGACTCCTACGGCGGCTCGGTAGCCAACCGGGTTCGGTTCCTGCTGGAGGTGGTCGACGCCATCGTTGCGGCCATCGGCGCACACCGCACCGCAGTGAAGCTGTCCCCCACCTTTTATTTCAACGACGTTCGCGACGACGACTGGGTTGCCACCTTCAGCCACGCCGCGCGGGAGTTGAGTTCCCGGGGCCTGGCGTTCCTGGAGGTGTCCGATTATGGGGAGTACTACTCCTATCAATCGGAGACTCGCGCCGTCGGGTTGATGCGCGAGCATTACGACGGCTTCCTCGTCGCCAACGGCGGCTATTCGCGCGGCACCGGCGCGGACGCCGTGGCCGCCGGCCATGCGGACGCGATCTCGTATGGCGCGCTGTTCATCGCCAATCCGGACCTGCCCGAGCGGTTCCGGCACGGCGCACCGCTGACCGCCCCGGACCCGACGACCTTCTACGGTCCGCCGACCGCGCAGGGCTACACGGACTATCCGACCTGGGACCCGCGGGCGGCGGTCGGCGCAGACGCCGATTCGGCGAATCTCGCCGCCGACCCCTCGACGTTCATCCCGCAGGCCGACCAACGCGGGTCGTGACCGCCCGCCGCGCCCACACATCCGGGTCACTCGCAGAATCATTATTTACTATCGGCGCCGCGAAGGACTTGGCAGACCGTGCTGCGAGGCCTCCGACCGACCGCCGACTTCCGGACTATTTACGCAGCTCAACGATGTATCTTCAGGGCGTCTACCGGGCGGCACAAACCCGCCTTCACACGGCAACCTTGACGGCATGATCGGTTCTATGTGATGCTATCGGCAATCACTAATGTGAGCAGGGTCATTTCCACCGAAGCAGCGTGGCGCGTACTCCAGGAGGATCTGAAATGGCGATCACCGAGCAAACAACCACCGCCCAGCCCGGCGGCTCCGACGCGGGAACCGCACAGCCCCCGGCGTTTCCGTTCAAGCGGACCTGTCCGTTCGCACCCGCGGCGGAGTACGCCGAGGTGGACGGGGTCACCGAGGTGTTGTTCAAGAACGTTCCGGCCTGGCTGGTCACCGATCACCAGAACGTGAAGGCCGTGCTGGCGGACCGCGCGGCAAGCGTGCAGAACATCCCAGACCCGTCGCGCGGCGACTCCGGAGATCAGGCCATGCCCGGCTTCTTCCTGGCGATGGATCCCCCGGAGCAGACTCGTCTGCGCAAGATGCTCGCCCGCGAGTTCACTCCGCGTCGCATGGAGGCCATGCGGCCGACGGTGGAGCGGATCGCCAACAACCTCATCGACGCGATGCTCGAGAAGCCCGGCACCGGCGACATCGTCGAGGACATCGCGCTTCCGTTGCCCTCGCTGGTGATCTGCGAACTCCTCGGTGTGCCCTACGACAAGCACGACTGGTTCCAGGTGGAGACCCGCAAGGTGCTGGATTCCGACGCCGCTCCGGAGGAAGTGAACGGCGCGATCATGGCGGTCATGCAGTACCTCGGCGAGCTCACGGCCAGCAAGCTGGAGAACCCCGGCGACGACCTGATCAGCCTGCTGGTCAACCACGTTCGCAGCGGCGACCTCGAACTGAACGAGGTGGCCGGCATGGCCACGCTGCTGCTGATGGCCGGCCACGAGACCACGGGCAACATGATCTCGCTGGGCATGTTCACCCTCCTCGAGCATCCCGATCAGCTCGAACAGATCCGGCAGGATCCCACGCTGCTGCCCGGCGCGGTCGAAGAACTGCTGCGCTTCGACGACATCATCGGCAACCTGCCACGGACGATTACCGCCGACGTGGAGATCGGTGGTCACACGTTCAAGGAGGGCGACATCGTCATGGTGGCCATGGATGCGGCCAACCGTGACCCGAAGGTCTTCGACGATCCCAATACCTTGAACATCCGCCGAGATGCGCGCAGCCACATCGCATTCGGATACGGCATCCACGTCTGCCTCGGCGCTCCCCTGGCGCGCGTCGAGTTGCAGGTCGTGATCAACGCGCTGCTGCAGCGGATCCCGACCCTCAAGGTTGCGGTGCCCGCCGAGGAGGTCGAGCTCAAGAACGACGCTCGGATCTTCGGACTCAAGGCGCTCCCCGTCACCTGGTGAACATCGAGGAATACGCATGACCGGGGTCGATTGTCTGCCTCAGCCGAGCACCGTTCGGCTAGTGATGCGCGAGTACGAGGCCGACGTGACGGTGGCCGAGAAGACCACCGTCGCCGACGGTGTCGCCTCCTTGCTGCTGCGCGAGGTCGGCGGCCACCCGCTGCCCGAATGGGAGCCCGGCGCGCACATCGACCTGGTCATGCCCTCGGGCCTGGTGCGCCAGTACTCGTTGTGTGGGGATCCCGCGGATCGCGGGTCCTGGCGCATCGCGGTGCTCCGCGAACCCGAGGGACAGTCGCGCGGCGGTTCGATCTATGTGCACGACTCGATCGAGCCGGGGACGACGCTGCGTATCCGCGGCCCGCGCAACCACTTTCGGCTGGCGCCCGCCGCCAACTATGTGTTTGTCGCCGGCGGCATCGGCATCACCCCGATCCTCGCGATGGTGGCAGAAGCCGAAGCTGCCGGGGCAAGCTGGCGGATTGTCTACGGCGGCCGCAGCATCCACTCGATGGCTTTTCTCGACGAGCTGTCCACCCACGGCGACCGGGTCGACATCTGGCCGCAGGATCAGCGCGGCCTCATCGATCTCGACGCCACCGTCGGATCGGCGCAGCCCGACACCCTCGTGTATTGCTGCGGACCGACCGGCCTGCTGAAGGCCGTCGAGCAGCATTGCGCCAGTTGGCCGCTCGATGCCCTGCGGGTGGAACGGTTCACCAGCAGTATCGGTGAGGTCGAACACCTGGAGAACCGGCCCATCGAGGTCGAGCTGGCGCAGCAGGGCATGACGGTGACGGTGCCTGCCGACCGATCGGTACTCGAGGCCCTCGAGGAGCAGGGCCTCCCCGTGATGTCCTCGTGCCGGTCGGGTATGTGCGGCACCTGCGAGACCCCGGTCCTCAGCGGCATTCCCGAGCACCGCGACGACGTCCTCACCCATGAGGAACGGGAATCCAACGAATACATGATGATCTGCGTGTCCCGCTGCCGCGGCGACAAGCTCGTCCTCGACATCTGAATCGCGCTTCACCCCACGCTTGGCCGGCGAGGGTCCGCCCAACTCCCCCACGGGCCGGACCCCGCCGGCCTCCTTTCCCGGCGGCACGCTCGCCACCGTCGCAGTGACGCCCATCACGTTATTTAACTAGAATCAAAACTAACGTTAATGGAGCAAATACCTGTATATTGACAGTACTGCGACAAATAACATCCAAATTTGAGTTTCACAATGGGACCGCAGGACCGTCGCGGGTGGGGTCCGGTACAGCCCGGAAAGGCGTCAGCACATGCGAATCGGCACCGTCCTCGACTTCGGCCGACCGATGTCGGTCGTGGGCGATGAGATCGCCGCCTGGGAACAGGTCGG
It encodes the following:
- a CDS encoding PDR/VanB family oxidoreductase, encoding MTGVDCLPQPSTVRLVMREYEADVTVAEKTTVADGVASLLLREVGGHPLPEWEPGAHIDLVMPSGLVRQYSLCGDPADRGSWRIAVLREPEGQSRGGSIYVHDSIEPGTTLRIRGPRNHFRLAPAANYVFVAGGIGITPILAMVAEAEAAGASWRIVYGGRSIHSMAFLDELSTHGDRVDIWPQDQRGLIDLDATVGSAQPDTLVYCCGPTGLLKAVEQHCASWPLDALRVERFTSSIGEVEHLENRPIEVELAQQGMTVTVPADRSVLEALEEQGLPVMSSCRSGMCGTCETPVLSGIPEHRDDVLTHEERESNEYMMICVSRCRGDKLVLDI
- a CDS encoding cytochrome P450, with product MAITEQTTTAQPGGSDAGTAQPPAFPFKRTCPFAPAAEYAEVDGVTEVLFKNVPAWLVTDHQNVKAVLADRAASVQNIPDPSRGDSGDQAMPGFFLAMDPPEQTRLRKMLAREFTPRRMEAMRPTVERIANNLIDAMLEKPGTGDIVEDIALPLPSLVICELLGVPYDKHDWFQVETRKVLDSDAAPEEVNGAIMAVMQYLGELTASKLENPGDDLISLLVNHVRSGDLELNEVAGMATLLLMAGHETTGNMISLGMFTLLEHPDQLEQIRQDPTLLPGAVEELLRFDDIIGNLPRTITADVEIGGHTFKEGDIVMVAMDAANRDPKVFDDPNTLNIRRDARSHIAFGYGIHVCLGAPLARVELQVVINALLQRIPTLKVAVPAEEVELKNDARIFGLKALPVTW
- a CDS encoding EthD domain-containing protein; this encodes MSVPMVTFLMFIRKRPELSRAEFVDYYENKHIELIGRLVGGRPKAYRRHYAVEGDPLVHRLTVARGDRVADLAAVTELTFERYADAEAMVGRMLADDVLPQVLADERRFIAPEGISWLLTQRE
- a CDS encoding alkene reductase; translated protein: MTAPDLFSPATVGNRAIENRIWFAPCTRHRATIDEIPTPLMAQYYAQRAGAGVIVTEGVNPSPRGRGYDFVPAIYTDEHEAGWRPVTDAVHQRGGTIFMQLMHVGRLSFEEYQPAGAKPVAPSAIQPDPDFRGYTWTCPRPKRAFGQPRALTTAEIHEEIEWHAQAAVRAVRAGMDGIELHAASGYLVNQFLASSVNHRTDSYGGSVANRVRFLLEVVDAIVAAIGAHRTAVKLSPTFYFNDVRDDDWVATFSHAARELSSRGLAFLEVSDYGEYYSYQSETRAVGLMREHYDGFLVANGGYSRGTGADAVAAGHADAISYGALFIANPDLPERFRHGAPLTAPDPTTFYGPPTAQGYTDYPTWDPRAAVGADADSANLAADPSTFIPQADQRGS